The proteins below are encoded in one region of Aquisphaera giovannonii:
- a CDS encoding PVC-type heme-binding CxxCH protein, producing the protein MRLLALVPVLLGLGLIRHDAVLSAPAEIDRLDYLRHVDPYAPGRHFPRLTTPQWVGEPGVEAVIILGIDDMREPGAYEAFLRPVLDRLKQAEGRSPMSIMTCQVPPGDPRLRRWLEEGVSLEVHTTGHPCPLLQKGDLAAARRNYHDCVDLLNAVPGNRPVAFRMPCCDSMNSPSPRFYGELFNKTSPRGHFLTIDSSVINLFTPNDATLPRDLVLDGRGAERFRKYLPSPSFVNTIEDYPYPYVIGNLCWEFPCTVPDDWQGKNLREAARPETVEDMKAAIDLTVLKQGVYCLVFHPYGWIRNDQVVELIDHATRKHGRKVKFLSFRDAQERIDRYMLGGRPLRAPDGSDNQVRIADLNGDGYMDVAGAETRIWDPSSGTWKPGKPTPAFPPVDQAAPADPQARQPGLRYIDLDEDGHADRVFSNDREYGIFLYDPSTGGWTRRVMSGKAGEPHALPMIERAGTNNGFFVHSRELWWQNEDTSGLPDHVDRRSFNDLLKDLPPRPRSPKAALNSLTVAPGFAVELVASEPLVKDPIAMDWGADGRLWVVEMGDYPQGADGEGKPGGVVRVLEDADGDGRYDRATTFLEGLSIPSGLMPWRDGILVAAAPDIFYAEDRDGDSRADHREVLFTGFNPGNPQHRINGFEMGMDGWVYGANGDSGGNVKSLKTGKVVNIQGRDFRFRPDTGEFETESGQTQYGRHRDDWGDWFGGSNQTWAWHYVLSEADLRRNPFYASPDPRHVLEPDTRLFPISRTLARFNDPDQANHVTSANTPTPYRDDLFDSVLPGRTQLFTSEPVHNVVHRMIVTPDGPTFRGSRAPGEEHREFLASSDNWFRPTQLRTGPDGALWVADMYRAVIEHPEWIPRETQKSLDLRAGAEEGRIYRVFPVDRRPRRIERLDRLDVDGLVKALESPSGWRRDTAERLLLHRKDPSAMGPLRATARSSTSPLGQAQSLWALALLGGLDEGTAGEVLETARHPGLLRNAIKASESLIPRSPRVADAALHLADHPDASVRLQVALALGNWKDERAARALARIARRDSGDPWIRAAVLSSSLPHVGTLLVELFGEQGEAPSRELVEALATIAGSTLSKEKMDDVFRAVAKPVKPGAGYASWQLAAIRTLVEASSRSSQPPEPARQSVLARIIDAARVLVLADSTAESDRILAIGLLRFSAATRPSDRDLLASLLSPRYPVAVSQAAALALGLSSMPGCPEQLLEGWRSYAPAVRNSVVDLLLSRKAWTKCLLDAVEAKRIAAGEVSAVHRNALMASRDPETRRRAQAIYAELARSRQSVLDAYRPACEAKGDPVAGMVVFRRVCASCHKLGDVGHEVGPNLAALNEKSPEALLTAILDPNRAFESRYASFTVGTSDGRIASGLIASESATTVTLRRQEGKEDVFLRKDIDEVIASGQSLMPEGLEKDLSPKDLSDLFALLQGTSPPPKNFAGNHPRTVRPSKDGAIRLAAEDAEIYGDRLVFEQSHSNLGFWMAANDRAAWTIEVARPGRYDVWLDAACADSSAGDVLEIDLGRQQVLHQMTGTGSWDRFERVRIGELALPPGRCRVEARAASAPRNAVMDLRDIELRPIAPADPASLSNAH; encoded by the coding sequence ATGCGGCTCCTCGCGCTCGTGCCTGTCCTCCTCGGGCTCGGCCTCATCCGGCACGATGCCGTCCTCTCGGCCCCGGCGGAGATCGACCGCCTCGACTACCTACGCCACGTCGATCCCTACGCCCCCGGGCGCCACTTCCCCCGGCTCACGACGCCTCAATGGGTCGGCGAGCCCGGCGTGGAGGCGGTGATCATCCTGGGCATCGACGACATGAGGGAGCCCGGGGCCTACGAGGCCTTCCTCCGGCCCGTCCTCGACCGCCTGAAGCAGGCCGAGGGCCGCTCGCCGATGAGCATCATGACCTGCCAGGTGCCTCCCGGCGACCCCCGCCTCCGGCGATGGCTCGAGGAGGGCGTGTCCCTCGAGGTCCACACGACGGGGCATCCGTGCCCGCTGCTCCAGAAGGGGGACCTCGCCGCCGCGAGGCGCAATTATCACGACTGCGTGGACCTGCTGAATGCCGTGCCCGGGAATCGCCCCGTCGCCTTCCGGATGCCCTGCTGCGACTCGATGAACTCCCCGAGCCCCCGGTTCTATGGGGAGCTGTTCAACAAGACGAGCCCGAGGGGGCATTTCCTCACGATCGACTCCTCCGTCATCAACCTCTTCACCCCGAACGACGCGACGCTCCCCCGCGACCTGGTGCTCGATGGCCGAGGCGCCGAGCGATTCCGCAAGTACCTGCCCTCCCCATCGTTCGTCAACACGATCGAGGACTACCCCTATCCCTACGTGATCGGCAACCTGTGCTGGGAGTTCCCGTGCACCGTGCCCGATGATTGGCAGGGGAAGAACCTCCGCGAGGCGGCGAGGCCCGAGACCGTGGAGGACATGAAGGCCGCGATCGACCTGACCGTGCTGAAGCAGGGGGTCTACTGCCTGGTCTTCCATCCCTACGGCTGGATCCGCAACGATCAGGTCGTGGAGCTGATCGACCACGCGACCCGTAAGCACGGCAGGAAGGTGAAGTTCCTCTCGTTCCGCGACGCCCAGGAGCGGATCGACCGTTACATGCTCGGCGGCCGGCCGCTGCGGGCGCCGGACGGCTCGGACAATCAGGTCCGCATCGCCGACCTGAATGGGGACGGCTACATGGACGTCGCCGGGGCCGAGACACGCATCTGGGATCCGTCGTCCGGGACCTGGAAGCCGGGGAAGCCGACGCCCGCGTTCCCGCCCGTCGACCAGGCGGCCCCGGCCGACCCCCAGGCGAGGCAGCCCGGCCTCCGCTACATCGACCTCGACGAGGACGGCCACGCCGACCGCGTCTTCTCCAACGACCGCGAATACGGGATCTTCCTGTACGATCCGTCGACCGGCGGCTGGACGCGGCGGGTCATGTCGGGCAAGGCCGGCGAGCCGCACGCGCTGCCCATGATCGAGCGCGCGGGGACGAACAACGGATTCTTCGTCCATTCGCGCGAGCTCTGGTGGCAGAACGAGGACACGTCCGGGCTCCCGGATCACGTCGATCGCCGCTCCTTCAATGACCTCCTGAAGGACCTGCCGCCCCGCCCCCGGTCGCCCAAGGCGGCGCTGAACTCCCTGACCGTCGCGCCCGGCTTCGCGGTCGAGCTCGTCGCGAGCGAGCCCCTGGTGAAGGACCCGATCGCGATGGACTGGGGCGCGGACGGCCGCCTCTGGGTCGTCGAGATGGGGGATTACCCGCAGGGCGCCGACGGCGAGGGGAAGCCGGGCGGTGTCGTCCGCGTGCTGGAGGACGCCGACGGCGACGGCCGCTACGACAGGGCGACGACGTTCCTGGAGGGCCTCTCGATCCCGAGCGGGCTGATGCCCTGGCGAGACGGCATCCTCGTGGCCGCCGCCCCCGACATCTTCTACGCCGAGGACCGCGACGGGGACAGCCGGGCCGACCATCGCGAGGTCCTCTTCACGGGCTTCAACCCGGGCAATCCCCAGCACCGGATCAACGGCTTCGAGATGGGGATGGACGGCTGGGTCTACGGGGCCAACGGGGACAGCGGCGGGAACGTCAAGTCGCTGAAGACCGGCAAGGTCGTGAACATCCAGGGCCGCGACTTCCGATTCCGTCCCGACACCGGCGAGTTCGAGACCGAGAGCGGCCAGACCCAGTACGGCCGCCACCGCGACGACTGGGGGGACTGGTTCGGAGGCTCCAACCAGACGTGGGCCTGGCATTACGTCCTCTCGGAAGCGGACCTCAGGCGCAACCCGTTCTACGCCTCGCCCGACCCGCGGCACGTCCTGGAGCCCGACACCCGCCTCTTCCCGATCAGCCGGACGCTCGCCCGCTTCAACGACCCGGATCAGGCCAACCACGTCACGTCGGCGAACACCCCAACGCCCTACCGGGACGACCTCTTCGATTCGGTCCTCCCGGGACGGACGCAGCTGTTCACGAGCGAGCCCGTGCATAACGTCGTCCATCGGATGATCGTCACGCCGGACGGCCCGACGTTCCGGGGCTCCCGGGCGCCGGGCGAGGAGCATCGGGAGTTCCTCGCCTCCTCCGACAACTGGTTCCGCCCGACCCAGCTCAGGACCGGGCCCGACGGGGCGCTCTGGGTCGCGGACATGTATCGCGCCGTCATCGAGCATCCCGAGTGGATCCCCCGCGAGACGCAGAAGTCGCTCGACCTCCGCGCCGGCGCGGAGGAGGGCCGCATCTACCGGGTCTTCCCGGTGGACCGGCGGCCGCGGCGGATCGAGCGGCTGGACCGGCTGGACGTCGATGGCCTCGTGAAGGCGCTGGAGAGCCCGAGCGGCTGGCGGCGTGACACCGCCGAGCGCCTGCTCCTGCATCGCAAGGACCCGTCGGCCATGGGGCCGCTGCGGGCGACGGCGAGGTCCTCGACCAGCCCGCTCGGCCAGGCCCAGTCCCTCTGGGCCCTCGCGCTGCTCGGGGGGCTGGACGAGGGGACGGCCGGGGAGGTCCTCGAGACGGCCCGGCATCCGGGCCTGCTCCGGAACGCGATCAAGGCGTCCGAGTCCCTCATCCCGCGGTCGCCGCGGGTCGCCGACGCGGCCCTGCACCTGGCGGACCACCCCGACGCCTCGGTCCGTCTCCAGGTGGCGTTGGCCCTCGGGAACTGGAAGGACGAGCGGGCCGCCAGGGCGTTGGCGAGGATCGCACGGCGAGATTCCGGCGATCCCTGGATCCGCGCCGCGGTCCTCAGCTCGTCGCTGCCCCACGTGGGGACATTGCTCGTGGAGCTATTCGGCGAGCAGGGCGAGGCGCCCTCGCGCGAGCTCGTGGAGGCCCTGGCGACGATCGCGGGGTCGACCCTCTCCAAGGAGAAGATGGACGACGTCTTCCGGGCCGTGGCGAAGCCGGTGAAGCCGGGGGCGGGGTACGCCTCCTGGCAGCTCGCCGCGATCCGCACGCTCGTCGAGGCGTCGAGCCGCTCGTCGCAGCCCCCGGAGCCGGCACGCCAGTCCGTGCTGGCGCGGATCATCGACGCCGCCCGCGTCCTCGTGCTGGCCGACAGCACCGCCGAGTCCGACCGCATCCTGGCGATCGGCCTGCTCCGCTTCAGCGCCGCGACCCGCCCTTCGGACAGGGACCTCCTCGCCTCCTTGCTCTCCCCGCGATACCCGGTGGCGGTCTCGCAGGCGGCCGCCCTGGCGCTCGGCCTCTCCTCCATGCCCGGCTGTCCCGAACAGCTCCTGGAGGGCTGGCGATCCTACGCCCCGGCCGTGCGGAATTCGGTCGTGGACCTGCTCCTGAGCCGCAAGGCCTGGACGAAGTGCCTGCTCGACGCCGTGGAGGCGAAGCGCATCGCCGCCGGCGAGGTCTCCGCCGTGCATCGCAACGCGCTGATGGCCAGCCGCGACCCGGAGACGCGGCGGCGGGCGCAGGCGATCTATGCGGAGCTCGCCAGGTCGCGGCAGAGCGTCCTCGACGCCTACCGGCCGGCCTGCGAGGCCAAGGGGGACCCGGTCGCCGGCATGGTCGTCTTCCGCCGCGTCTGCGCGTCCTGCCACAAGCTGGGCGACGTCGGCCATGAGGTCGGCCCGAACCTGGCCGCGCTGAACGAGAAGTCGCCCGAGGCGCTGCTCACGGCCATCCTCGACCCGAACCGGGCCTTCGAGTCCCGCTATGCGAGCTTCACCGTCGGCACGTCCGACGGTCGCATCGCCTCCGGGCTCATCGCCAGCGAATCGGCCACGACCGTGACCCTCCGGCGCCAGGAGGGCAAGGAGGACGTCTTCCTGCGCAAGGACATCGACGAGGTCATCGCCTCCGGGCAGTCGCTCATGCCCGAGGGCCTGGAGAAGGACCTCAGCCCGAAGGACCTGTCGGACCTGTTCGCCCTGCTCCAGGGCACGAGCCCGCCCCCCAAGAACTTCGCCGGCAACCACCCGAGGACCGTCCGCCCGTCAAAGGACGGGGCCATCCGCCTCGCCGCCGAGGACGCGGAGATCTACGGCGACCGACTGGTTTTCGAACAATCCCACAGCAATCTCGGCTTCTGGATGGCGGCCAACGACCGCGCCGCCTGGACCATCGAGGTCGCCCGCCCGGGCCGCTACGACGTCTGGCTCGACGCCGCGTGCGCGGATTCGTCAGCCGGCGACGTCCTGGAGATCGACCTCGGGCGTCAGCAAGTCCTCCACCAGATGACCGGCACGGGCTCCTGGGACCGGTTCGAACGCGTCCGGATCGGCGAGCTCGCCCTCCCGCCGGGCCGGTGCCGGGTCGAGGCCCGCGCCGCGTCCGCCCCGCGCAACGCCGTCATGGACCTCCGCGACATCGAGCTGCGGCCGATCGCCCCCGCGGACCCCGCGAGCCTTTCCAACGCCCACTGA
- a CDS encoding Maf family protein translates to MQAPLILASASPRRRELLLEAGYRFEVDPSDVVEPDPAPGDSPVEYAIRLAWRKAHAVAARRGAGLILAADTVCAVGPEILNKPIDRADAERMIRLQEGRDTEVVTGLCLYRADRQAWVGAAERSIVRFRPLTDVERAAYLDSNRWEGKSGGYGVQDRDPFVSVSRGSFSNVVGLPMERLAGLLAEFPRLAT, encoded by the coding sequence ATGCAGGCTCCCCTGATCCTAGCCAGTGCCTCGCCGAGACGGAGGGAGCTGCTCCTGGAGGCGGGCTACCGGTTCGAGGTGGACCCGTCGGACGTGGTCGAGCCCGACCCCGCCCCGGGCGACTCGCCCGTGGAGTACGCAATCCGGCTCGCCTGGCGGAAGGCGCACGCGGTGGCCGCACGTCGGGGGGCGGGGCTCATCCTCGCCGCCGACACGGTGTGTGCGGTCGGACCGGAGATCCTCAACAAGCCGATCGACCGGGCCGACGCGGAGCGGATGATCCGGCTCCAGGAGGGGCGCGACACGGAGGTCGTGACGGGGCTCTGCCTCTACCGGGCGGACCGCCAGGCCTGGGTCGGCGCCGCCGAGCGCAGCATCGTCCGCTTCCGGCCCCTGACCGACGTGGAGCGGGCGGCATACCTGGACTCGAACCGTTGGGAAGGCAAGTCGGGCGGCTACGGGGTGCAGGATCGAGACCCGTTCGTCTCCGTCAGCCGGGGGAGCTTCTCCAACGTGGTCGGCCTCCCCATGGAGCGGCTCGCCGGCCTGCTGGCCGAGTTCCCGCGTCTGGCCACCTGA
- the pilM gene encoding type IV pilus assembly protein PilM: MAKIQAVWAIDIGQAALKALKLVPGPNPDEVVAEAFDFIEYPKILSQPDADPEELVREALATFTDRNDVKGSKVAIAVPGQAGLVKFIKLPPVEKKRIPDIVKFEAKQQIPFALDEVVWSYQQIGGDEEESDEEFTMAEVGLFAMKRDQITRAILPLTVAGIEVDIVQMSPIALYNYICFDQIKGSGSKDSVVVLDIGADNTDLIITDGTRIWQRNVPIGGNHFTRALTKELKLTFAKAEHLKRNATKAPDPRAIFTAMRGVFNDFTSEVNRSIGFYSSINRTAKIRKVIGLGNGFKLPGLQKFLQQNLSSEVEKVDAFTRLAGDEVKAAPQFQENLASFAVAYGLGVQGLGKANLSTNLLPPEIERVRLIRAKKPWALAASSLVMLGLGSLFILGPYRILASVSTPQYKAAVDKAKTVTKRGNDLKSAYEKAKGEWKAKFDEGKALVIDPNSRGLWPAFLKTFSEFVYDPLKDVYNLNPDNPADQETLDKLRVHIDVIRPVWREDVAADWFNEIDPKFKRLMHPYDAANPPSGKGWIIQVVGHHYNPYPSADQLKIVDLRDPRRVEFGPYQFITEKILHSLNSLDFRLFGVTHVALAWMMSDREWTSEKGSATNNLASNTVPLLPPATAPEGTESGGAGGMMGGGPMGSAYGSRGGMMAGGPGGGAYGKGGMMGGGPMGGAYGKGGMMGGGPMGGAYGGMMGAGRGMMGVGYGGQGGGADLKKSLKTLTRTDFLIQFLWTPVIPETLPDDPEQRKAKLEEQAAKIKDQVKDMMEKMTAAEKEKDSAAVKIPSMEEIEAASKKKSSEVDTAISNAVSKLAAPGAPGAPGTPGAPAAAAPGAPAAGTSGATPAGTPATPPASPPNQ, translated from the coding sequence ATGGCCAAGATCCAGGCCGTCTGGGCGATCGACATCGGCCAGGCCGCTCTCAAGGCGCTGAAGCTGGTGCCGGGCCCGAATCCCGACGAGGTGGTGGCCGAGGCCTTCGACTTCATCGAATATCCGAAGATCCTCAGCCAGCCGGACGCCGACCCGGAGGAGCTCGTCCGCGAGGCCCTGGCCACGTTCACCGACCGGAACGACGTCAAGGGATCGAAGGTCGCGATCGCGGTGCCCGGCCAGGCGGGGCTCGTGAAGTTCATCAAGCTGCCGCCGGTCGAGAAGAAGCGGATCCCGGACATCGTCAAGTTCGAGGCCAAGCAGCAGATCCCCTTCGCGCTCGACGAGGTGGTCTGGTCCTACCAGCAGATCGGCGGCGACGAGGAGGAGAGCGACGAGGAGTTCACCATGGCCGAGGTGGGCCTGTTCGCGATGAAGCGCGACCAGATCACCCGGGCCATCCTGCCGCTGACCGTGGCGGGCATCGAGGTGGACATCGTCCAGATGAGCCCGATCGCCCTCTACAACTACATCTGCTTCGACCAGATCAAGGGGAGCGGCAGCAAGGACTCGGTCGTCGTGCTGGACATCGGCGCGGACAACACCGACCTGATCATCACCGACGGCACGCGGATCTGGCAGCGGAACGTGCCGATCGGGGGCAACCACTTCACGCGGGCCCTCACCAAGGAGCTCAAGCTCACCTTCGCCAAGGCCGAACACCTGAAGCGGAATGCAACCAAGGCGCCCGACCCCCGGGCCATCTTCACGGCCATGCGTGGCGTCTTCAATGACTTCACGAGCGAGGTGAACCGGTCGATCGGGTTCTACTCGAGCATCAACCGGACGGCCAAGATCCGCAAGGTGATCGGCCTGGGTAACGGCTTCAAGCTGCCCGGCCTGCAGAAGTTCCTCCAGCAGAACCTCAGCAGCGAGGTGGAGAAGGTCGACGCCTTCACGCGGCTGGCCGGCGACGAGGTGAAGGCCGCGCCGCAGTTCCAGGAGAACCTCGCCTCGTTCGCCGTCGCGTATGGCCTGGGCGTGCAGGGCCTGGGGAAGGCGAACCTGAGCACCAACCTGCTGCCGCCCGAGATCGAGCGGGTGCGCCTGATCCGGGCCAAGAAACCGTGGGCCCTGGCCGCGTCCTCGCTCGTGATGCTCGGGCTCGGCTCGCTGTTCATCCTGGGGCCGTATCGGATCCTGGCCAGCGTCTCGACGCCCCAGTACAAGGCGGCCGTGGACAAGGCCAAGACCGTCACGAAGCGGGGCAACGACCTGAAGTCGGCCTACGAGAAGGCCAAGGGGGAGTGGAAGGCCAAGTTCGACGAGGGCAAGGCGCTGGTCATCGACCCCAACTCCCGAGGCCTCTGGCCGGCCTTCCTCAAGACGTTCAGCGAGTTCGTCTACGACCCCCTCAAGGACGTCTACAACCTCAACCCGGACAACCCGGCCGACCAGGAGACCCTGGACAAGCTCCGCGTGCACATCGACGTCATCCGCCCCGTTTGGCGGGAGGACGTGGCCGCCGATTGGTTCAACGAGATCGATCCCAAGTTCAAGAGGCTGATGCACCCGTATGACGCGGCCAATCCGCCCTCGGGCAAGGGCTGGATCATCCAGGTCGTCGGCCACCACTACAACCCGTATCCCTCCGCCGATCAGCTCAAGATCGTGGACCTCAGGGATCCGCGGCGGGTGGAGTTCGGCCCCTATCAGTTCATCACCGAGAAGATCCTCCACAGCCTGAACTCGCTCGACTTCCGCCTCTTCGGCGTCACCCACGTGGCCCTCGCCTGGATGATGTCCGACCGGGAATGGACCAGCGAGAAGGGGAGCGCGACGAATAACCTGGCCAGCAACACCGTGCCCCTGCTCCCGCCGGCCACCGCCCCCGAGGGCACCGAGTCGGGCGGGGCGGGCGGCATGATGGGCGGCGGGCCCATGGGGAGTGCCTACGGCTCCAGGGGCGGCATGATGGCCGGCGGCCCCGGCGGGGGCGCCTACGGCAAGGGCGGCATGATGGGCGGCGGCCCCATGGGGGGCGCCTACGGCAAGGGCGGCATGATGGGCGGCGGGCCCATGGGGGGAGCCTACGGCGGCATGATGGGCGCCGGCCGGGGGATGATGGGCGTCGGCTACGGCGGACAGGGAGGAGGCGCCGACCTGAAGAAGAGCCTCAAGACCCTCACCAGGACCGATTTCCTGATCCAGTTCCTCTGGACGCCGGTGATCCCCGAGACCCTGCCCGACGATCCCGAGCAGCGCAAGGCGAAGCTCGAGGAGCAGGCCGCGAAGATCAAGGATCAGGTCAAGGACATGATGGAGAAGATGACGGCCGCGGAGAAGGAGAAGGACAGTGCGGCCGTGAAGATCCCCAGCATGGAGGAGATCGAGGCCGCCTCCAAGAAGAAGTCCTCCGAGGTGGACACGGCTATCAGCAACGCCGTGTCGAAGCTGGCCGCCCCGGGTGCGCCGGGTGCGCCGGGCACGCCGGGGGCCCCGGCCGCAGCGGCTCCGGGCGCACCGGCCGCGGGGACGTCGGGTGCCACGCCCGCGGGCACGCCGGCCACCCCGCCCGCCTCGCCGCCCAATCAGTGA
- a CDS encoding M28 family peptidase: protein METVEPVGGWRIRKSGLVGGLILAAGLLAVGAFFIPASSWVGLGEANAAMAATPAPIDGKRAFGYLETICAIGPRIAGSEANAKQRQMAAEHFRAAGAKVREQAFEGVHPLDGGKVQMANLIASWHPERTRRVLIGVHYDTRPHADEETAPARQRLPFLGANDGAAGVALLMEIANHLTDLKTSWGVDLVLFDGEELVYGRHPNTQGQYFLGSKEFARAYVEEQDRGKPDYQYEAGIVLDMIGGKDLHLPQEPNSLNLAYNLVRDVWSVARQINARSFKVKVGREVMDDHLALNNAGIPSIDIIDFDYPFWHKADDLPKNCSADSLAEVGRVVTAWLARPQRRGRR from the coding sequence ATGGAGACGGTCGAGCCGGTGGGTGGCTGGCGGATCAGGAAGTCCGGGCTGGTGGGAGGCTTGATCCTGGCGGCCGGACTGCTCGCCGTCGGCGCCTTCTTCATCCCGGCCTCTTCATGGGTGGGACTTGGCGAGGCGAACGCAGCCATGGCCGCGACTCCGGCGCCCATCGATGGGAAGCGGGCCTTCGGCTATCTCGAGACCATCTGCGCGATCGGGCCGCGGATCGCGGGCTCGGAGGCCAACGCGAAGCAGCGCCAGATGGCGGCGGAGCACTTCAGGGCCGCCGGGGCGAAGGTCCGGGAGCAGGCCTTCGAGGGCGTCCACCCGCTGGACGGCGGCAAGGTCCAGATGGCGAACCTGATCGCGTCGTGGCACCCCGAGCGGACGCGACGGGTGCTGATCGGCGTCCACTACGACACCCGGCCGCACGCCGACGAGGAGACCGCCCCGGCCCGGCAGAGGCTCCCCTTCCTGGGGGCCAACGACGGGGCGGCGGGCGTGGCCCTCCTGATGGAGATCGCCAACCATCTCACGGACCTGAAGACGAGTTGGGGCGTGGACCTCGTCCTCTTCGACGGGGAGGAGCTCGTCTACGGCCGCCACCCGAACACGCAGGGGCAGTATTTCCTCGGCTCCAAGGAGTTCGCCCGCGCCTACGTCGAGGAGCAGGACCGGGGCAAGCCGGATTACCAGTACGAGGCCGGGATCGTCCTGGACATGATCGGGGGCAAGGATCTCCACCTGCCCCAGGAGCCCAACAGCCTGAACCTCGCCTACAACCTCGTCCGCGACGTGTGGTCCGTCGCCAGGCAGATCAACGCCAGGAGCTTCAAGGTCAAGGTCGGCCGGGAAGTCATGGACGACCACCTGGCGCTCAACAACGCCGGCATCCCGTCCATCGACATCATCGACTTCGACTACCCCTTCTGGCACAAGGCCGACGACCTGCCGAAGAACTGCTCCGCCGACAGCCTCGCCGAGGTCGGCCGGGTGGTCACCGCCTGGCTGGCCCGGCCCCAACGCCGCGGCCGCCGCTGA